The following are from one region of the Ischnura elegans chromosome 12, ioIscEleg1.1, whole genome shotgun sequence genome:
- the LOC124168939 gene encoding uncharacterized protein LOC124168939, with translation MAGKKFYVSPETFTDFLLGRDVSARSIDMKGAAHPIFKEAAGVFLGADDDDSCRAVHAYWVSRGQDIVRILKYDTNIERKKEARLRYFLEMMGLKLVKRSEILSGSACSTKDSGVTEVVSQEKVEDSHDSRRNKNVSSGKCDFTVSSSQCTSGALPEVVAMEVEVPVCEIERMAEYGDDSINDSNHSEGEREQESHSVNPVEKKEEDYTWKKEGDFFLSYTEWRGIFQKELKLSRKWTALISKKFSTINGSCVIQFQGYHFNKQRRKEIPFLMMRGYCAHVSCKRFRVAMSSPPTEKENACLGVWSQGVERHDEGKRWRPLTALDRLNEKKAQARELARRIQLEKMKEAGQTNYEL, from the coding sequence ATGGCCGGAAAGAAATTCTACGTTTCTCCTGAAACATTCACCGACTTCCTCCTTGGGAGGGATGTAAGTGCTCGCAGTATAGACATGAAAGGAGCTGCGCATCCAATATTTAAGGAAGCAGCAGGGGTGTTTCTTggagctgatgatgatgatagttgCAGAGCCGTTCATGCCTACTGGGTAAGCAGAGGACAGGACATTGTCAGGATCCTTAAGTACGACACGAATATCGAGCGCAAGAAAGAAGCTAGGTTACGGTATTTCCTTGAAATGATGGGACTAAAATTGGTCAAGAGGTCGGAGATTCTGAGTGGTTCAGCCTGTTCAACGAAAGACTCTGGCGTCACAGAGGTAGTATCGCAAGAGAAGGTGGAAGATTCTCATGATTCTCGCCGCAATAAAAACGTTTCATCTGGTAAATGTGACTTTACCGTATCCTCATCTCAATGTACCTCAGGAGCGTTGCCTGAAGTTGTTGCCATGGAGGTCGAGGTACCAGTGTGTGAAATTGAACGTATGGCTGAGTACGGAGATGATTCTATTAATGATTCGAATCATTCTGAAGGCGAAAGGGAACAGGAATCCCACTCTGTAAACCCTGTGGAAAAGAAAGAGGAAGACTATACATGGAAGAAAGAAGGGGATTTTTTCCTAAGTTATACTGAGTGGCGTGGAATTTTTCAAAAGGAACTTAAATTGAGTCGAAAGTGGACTGCTTTGATCAGTAAGAAGTTTTCCACCATCAATGGTTCGTGCGTGATCCAGTTCCAGGGTTACCATTTCAATAAGCAACGCAGAAAAGAGATCCCTTTTCTGATGATGCGAGGTTATTGTGCTCATGTATCCTGCAAAAGATTTCGTGTGGCGATGAGCTCTCCTCCAACTGAGAAAGAGAATGCTTGTTTAGGTGTTTGGAGTCAGGGCGTTGAGAGGCATGATGAAGGAAAAAGGTGGAGACCTCTGACTGCATTAGATCGTTTGAATGAAAAGAAAGCCCAGGCTCGTGAATTGGCACGCAGAATCCAGCTAGAGAAGATGAAGGAGGCTGGCCAAACAAATTACGAATTGTGA